The Fusarium oxysporum Fo47 chromosome II, complete sequence genome includes a region encoding these proteins:
- a CDS encoding Rrp15p-domain-containing protein, with protein sequence MAGPGNKKKRQHDGRLQRPSKKQKRKQLRDYNSDSEPEEAQEFDAVNLLDSDDDIHNVKVDDVGDSENEVSSSEDEDAVTNKPLKKTKTNAKNARDSKPEAESDEGEDDDDDEGSDDDDEDGASTNKRKKSKRNDPNAFATSLSKILSTKLSSSKRSDPVLARSAAAHEASKAAVDSALESKAKKQMREQKKRAFEKGRVKDVLIATTNDATGELETSTSEIMETERRLRKVAQRGVVKLFNAVRAAQVKAVEAEKGVKKEGVIGMKKREEKVNEMSKKGFLELIASGGGGLKKGALEEA encoded by the coding sequence ATGGCCGGACCTGGaaacaaaaagaagagacaACACGACGGTCGTCTACAACGGCCctcaaagaagcaaaagagaAAGCAACTCCGAGATTACAACAGTGACTCTGAACCCGAGGAGGCGCAAGAGTTTGACGCTGTAAATCTGCTTGATTCAGATGACGATATTCACAATGTCAAGGTGGACGATGTTGGCGACTCCGAAAATGAAGTTTCAAGCTCAGAAGACGAGGACGCTGTAACAAATAAGCCCCTGAAGAAGACAAAAACAAACGCCAAGAATGCCAGAGACAGCAAACCAGAAGCCGAATCCGACGAAGgggaagacgatgatgacgatgaagggtcagatgatgacgatgaggatggcgcGTCCACAAACAAACGCAAAAAGTCGAAGCGAAACGACCCCAATGCTTTCGCAACATCGCTCTCCAAGATTCTCTCCACCAAGTTATCATCGTCCAAGCGATCAGATCCTGTCCTCGCCCGAAGTGCCGCAGCACACGAAGCCTCCAAGGCCGCTGTCGACAGCGCCTTAGAATCTAAGGCGAAAAAGCAGATGCGcgagcagaagaagcgagCTTTCGAGAAGGGCCGTGTAAAGGATGTTCTTATCGCTACCACAAACGACGCCACTGGAGAGCTCGAGACATCGACATCCGAGATTATGGAGACAGAGAGGAGGCTACGAAAGGTTGCGCAGCGTGGTGTTGTCAAGCTGTTCAACGCCGTTCGTGCCGCACAAGTCAAggctgttgaagctgagaagggTGTGAAAAAGGAGGGTGTTATCGGTATGAAGAAGCGAGAGGAAAAGGTCAATGAGATGAGTAAGAAGGGATTCCTGGAATTGATCGCCTCAGGCGGCGGTGGGTTAAAAAAGGGAGCGCTTGAGGAGGCGTAA
- a CDS encoding PhoD-like phosphatase-domain-containing protein gives MAVQTKAAKLSSVALRISALIFFRLFPAHFPSIAFALFAIYVPSYISSYFAQPEIGVLEDEVDVTVKESTITSETPLLTEDGVAVAPEAEVVAEVVDIEEKLTVGEKVPSIANILLSGAPSVRRPIASILTFLINAILIGLTADALFRARWYYPSDDLSFVRLGYVSPSEARFVIREPDQLQMPITFEYHIKDDEPTYDTKIWLTAGYVTSTDNSTDFTTTLTVPLDSAKQNIYEWRTSNNHTGEFRSAPKIGEMPNTKDGLFTFLSTSCILPRFPYNPMEHALAIPGLRNLAGLLPKLDPQFMLFLGDFIYVDVPERFGKTTEEYRMQYRQIYASPDWAPVAQNLSWIHVLDDHEISNDWSSNTTGIYSAAVDPWHIYQANVNPPISEAAGPLNLRRNATWYEFTQGPASFFMMDTRSYRSSNNAPFNATDKTMLGKEQLADLLAWLERPASQGVRWKFIASSVPFTKNWPINVKDTWGGFLAERKQVLEAMWDSGARGASVVILSGDRHEFAATRFPPPVDSRWPQSAAAHEFSTSPLNQFASPFPTYKQTDDEDIMMNYIPGGKSKFGSFSIEKLENGGSSLHYTLYIDGKETWKTTVEAPDAPEAVPVETVVSPSLWDKLSKFF, from the exons ATGGCTGTTCAAACGAAGGCCGCAAAGCTATCCTCAGTCGCTCTGAGGATAAGCGCTCTCATATTCTTCAGACTT TTCCCA GCACATTTCCCTTCAATCGCGTTTGCGCTTTTTGCAATCTATGTTCCTTCTTACATTTCGAGTTACTTCGCTCAGCCAGAGATTGGAGTtctcgaggatgaagtcgACGTCACTGTGAAAGAGTCCACAATCACCTCTGAAACTCCCTTATTAACGGAAGATGGTGTCGCAGTCGCAcctgaggctgaggttgtTGCCGAGGTTGTCGAcattgaggagaagcttACGGTCGGAGAGAAGGTTCCCAGCATCGCGAACATCCTCTTGTCCGGAGCTCCCAGTGTTAGGCGCCCAATTGCGTCGATCTTGACcttcctcatcaacgccATTCTTATCGGCTTGACAGCTGATGCTTTATTTCGTGCAAGGTGGTATTATCCTTCTGATGATCTTTCTTTTGTTAGACTTGGATATGTGTCACCATCAGAGGCGAGGTTCGTCATTCGTGAGCCCGATCAGTTACAAATGCCCATCACATTCGAATATCacatcaaggatgatgagccGACCTATGACACCAAGATTTGGCTCACTGCAGGCTACGTCACTTCGACTGACAACAGCACCGATTTTACCACAACTCTTACGGTGCCACTTGACTCCGCGAAGCAGAACATCTACGAGTGGAGGACTTCCAACAACCACACCGGCGAGTTCCGCTCTGCTCCCAAGATTGGAGAGATGCCCAACACCAAGGATGGCCTTTTTACTTTCCTCTCCACATCTTGTATTCTTCCTCGATTTCCCTACAACCCAATGGAGCATGCTTTGGCTATCCCTGGCTTGAGGAATCTTGCAGGTCTACTTCCTAAGTTGGATCCTCAGTTCATGCTCTTCCTCGGCGACTTCATCTATGTTGACGTCCCTGAACGCTTTGGGAAAACGACTGAAGAGTATCGCATGCAATACCGCCAAATCTATGCTTCACCTGACTGGGCCCCTGTTGCACAGAATCTGAGCTGGATTCATGTGCTCGATGACCATGAGATCTCCAACGATTGGTCTTCTAACACAACTGGCATCTACAGCGCGGCTGTTGACCCTTGGCACATCTACCAAGCCAATGTCAACCCACCGATTTCTGAAGCTGCAGGTCCTCTCAACCTGAGACGTAATGCCACATGGTACGAGTTCACGCAGGGACCAGCCAGCTTTTTCATGATGGATACTCGCAGCTATCGTTCCAGCAACAACGCCCCTTTCAATGCCACGGACAAGACCATGCTAGGCAAGGAGCAATTGGCTGACCTTCTGGCATGGTTGGAGCGTCCTGCTTCCCAAGGAGTTCGATGGAAGTTCattgcttcttctgttccTTTCACTAAGAACTGGCCTATAAATGTGAAGGATACCTGGGGTGGTTTCCTTGCCGAGAGAAAGCAAGTCCTGGAAGCCATGTGGGATTCTGGTGCTCGAGGCGCCAGTGTCGTTATCCTCTCTGGAGATCGTCATGAATTCGCCGCAACCAGATTTCCACCCCCCGTTGACTCGCGATGGCCACagtctgctgctgctcacGAGTTTTCGACAAGTCCTTTGAACCAATTCGCTTCTCCATTCCCAACGTACAAGCAGACAGATGACGAGGATATTATGATGAA CTATATCCCTGGAGGCAAGTCCAAGTTCGGATCCTTTTCTATTGAGAAACTTGAGAACGGCGGGAGCTCACTGCACTACACCCTTTACATCGACGGAAAGGAAACCTGGAAGACAACAGTGGAGGCCCCGGATGCGCCTGAAGCAGTTCCTGTTGAGACGGTCGTGTCCCCATCACTGTGGGACAAGCTCAGCAAGTTCTTTTAG
- a CDS encoding mitochondrial carrier domain-containing protein: MSTHREGVNPLRPYYIPPTIGEAAETVNKSSPSPNPFPDGRHVTAAGERYASKARDILSDLEYNDYLGDTSPSMVQNVKDLIDELLWKYTSVLMAQPFEVAKTLLQVRNQDENAVYETPVEPETPKRQPSFHGSSMYGGFGDSDSEGEEPAYFTSHVPSTPSPSTPRSSHGRRAPSPVKKPNVPEHYLTLRRPDSILEVIGQLWGKEGAWGVWKGSNATFLYTVLQSLLENWGRSFLSAIFNVPDMGVREDIDRMIDIASPYPWASLFVAATAAVATGLALSPLDLVRTRLIVTPSSNGQRRTLATLRNLPSYLCSSMLVLPTVLNSLIHPLITLSTPLVLRTQFMIDSQVSPMTFSIAKFVASSSAILLKLPIETVLRRGQVSVLSSHEYVQALSGPDQQFTTIVPPGRYEGTFGTMFHIVNEEGTHEVASTKPAVAKKGKAKTKGVAATVYKGQGREGLWRGWKVNWWGLVGLWTASVVGHGGEGEF, from the exons ATGTCGACTCACAGAGAAGGCGTCAATCCTTTGAGGCCGTACTACATCCCTCCCACAATTGGAGAAGCCGCCGAGACAGTCAATAAGTCGAGCCCTAGCCCAAACCCATTCCCCGATGGACGACATGTGACTGCAGCTGGTGAAAGATATGCCTCCAAAGCACGCGATATTCTCTCCGACCTCGAATACAATGATTATCTAGGCGATACCTCCCCGTCTATGGTCCAGAATGTCAAGGACCTTATCGACGAGCTGCTATGGAAGTACACCTCAGTGCTCATGGCCCAACCTTTCGAGGTGGCAAAGACATTGCTTCAGGTCCGGAACCAGGATGAAAATGCTGTATACGAAACTCCTGTTGAGCCGGAGACGCCTAAGAGACAGCCCTCTTTTCATGGAAGCTCTATGTACGGCGGT TTCGGAGACTCAGATTCTGAAGGCGAGGAACCTGCCTATTTCACATCTCACGTACCATCGACTCCCAGTCCTTCGACTCCTAGAAGCTCGCACGGTCGACGAGCTCCCTCTCCTGTTAAGAAACCGAATGTTCCGGAACATTACCTCACACTTCGCCGACCAGATTCGATTCTTGAAGTGATCGGGCAGCTATGGGGAAAAGAAGGTGCTTGGGGTGTATGGAAGGGATCAAATGCAACATTTCTCTATACGGTGTTGCAGTCGCTGCTGGAAAACTGGGGTAGAAGTTTTCTCAGTGCGATTTTCAATGTCCCGGACATGGGCGTTAGAGAGGACATTGATCGCATGATCGATATCGCCTCGCCGTATCCTTGGGCGTCGCTCTTTGTTGCCGCGACTGCTGCCGTGGCTACAGGACTCGCTCTCTCACCATTAGACTTGGTGCGAACTAG ACTTATCGTCACTCCGAGCTCAAACGGCCAGCGCAGGACGCTAGCCACCCTCAGAAACCTCCCCTCATACCTCTGCTCGTCGATGCTAGTATTGCCAACCGTCCTCAACTCATTGATCCATCCTCTTATCACTCTCTCAACACCCCTGGTTCTCCGAACTCAGTTCATGATCGACAGCCAGGTCTCGCCAATGACCTTTTCTATCGCCAAATTTGTCGCCTCATCATCTGCAATCCTGCTCAAGCTTCCTATTGAGACTGTCCTTCGACGTGGTCAGGTTTCGGTTCTGTCAAGCCACGAATATGTGCAAGCACTTAGCGGTCCTGACCAACAATTCACAACTATTGTCCCCCCAGGACGTTATGAAGGCACTTTTGGCACCATGTTCCATATCGTGAACGAAGAGGGAACTCACGAGGTCGCCAGCACGAAACCAGCCGTAGCAAAGAAAGGCAAGGCTAAGACTAAGGGTGTTGCCGCCACAGTCTACAAGGGCCAGGGTCGCGAGGGACTCTGGAGAGGCTGGAAGGTCAACTGGTGGGGACTTGTTGGTCTTTGGACTGCCAGCGTGGTTGGCCATGGCGGGGAAGGCGAGTTCTAA
- a CDS encoding adrenodoxin, with product MSASRSFATCLAKLPATAPRTIQSMRLGQNVLSRTSKGRSPTISRFTRFSPVSHRAFTTTTQRRHGHIDPPKPGEELYVTFIEKDGTENKFAVSEGDNLLDIAQANDLEMEGACGGSCACSTCHVIVADDAYFDKMPEPEDDENDMLDLAFGLTETSRLGCQVKMTKELDGLVVKLPSMTRNLQASDFS from the exons ATGTCTGCGTCACGATCCTTTGCGACTTGCTTGGCCAAGCTCCCGGCTACGGCACCACGAACAATACAGTCAATGCGACTTGGTCAGAATGTACTGTCTCGGACGTCCAAGGGTCGATCTCCTACAATCTCTCGATTTACTCGCTTCTCGCCTGTTTCCCATAGAGCATTTACTACCACGACACAACGGCGCCATGGACATATTGACCCCCCGAAGCCCGGTGAAGA ACTTTATGTCACATTCATCGAGAAGGACGGCACAGAGAACAAGTTTGCTGTTTCTGAGGGGGATAACCTTCTCGATATCGCCCAAGCAAACGATCTAGAGATGGAGGGTGCATGCGGAGGATCTTGCGCCTGCTCGACATGCCATGTAATCGTTGCCGACGACGCATATTTCGACAAGATGCCCGAGCCCGAGGATGACGAGAACGATATGCTGGACCTGGCCTTTGGACTCACCGAGACGAGTCGATTGGGCTGCCAAGTTAAGATGACCAAGGAGCTAGACGGCTTAGTGGTGAAGCTGCCATCCATGACAAGGAACCTGCAAGCGAGCGATTTCAGTTAA